A genomic window from Punica granatum isolate Tunisia-2019 chromosome 2, ASM765513v2, whole genome shotgun sequence includes:
- the LOC116194302 gene encoding glucuronoxylan 4-O-methyltransferase 1 has translation MKPKGTNPLNLRFLFIVVFLAFLVLFVLRSSFSSSSIANVPSPNEPSHNDLLRSQPNPNNCSESCGKIPSSLAKALIHYTTSTITPQQTLKEISVSARVLRKKSPCNFLVFGLGHDSLMWSSLNYGGRTVFLEEDKAWIEQIRRRFPTLRSYHVTYDSKVSQADNLMEVGRGPECTAVSDPKYSMCQLALKGLPAEVYETEWDLIMVDAPTGYYEDAPGRMTAIYTAGMMARNRRAGAETEVFVHDVNREVEDKFSKAFLCEGYMKKQEGRLRHFTIPSHRDDSGKPFCPQ, from the coding sequence ATGAAGCCCAAAGGCACTAATCCCCTCAACCTCAGATTCCTATTCATAGTTGTGTTCTTGGcatttcttgttcttttcGTGTTGAGATCAAGCTTCTCCTCATCCTCCATAGCCAATGTGCCATCCCCCAATGAACCAAGCCACAATGACCTCTTGAGATCACAGCCAAACCCCAACAACTGCTCCGAGTCCTGCGGCAAGATCCCAAGCTCGCTCGCGAAGGCGCTCATCCACTACACGACCTCGACGATCACCCCCCAGCAGACCCTGAAGGAGATCTCTGTGAGTGCCCGGGTCCTGAGGAAGAAGTCGCCATGCAACTTCCTAGTGTTCGGCCTCGGCCACGACAGCCTCATGTGGAGCTCCCTCAACTATGGGGGGCGCACCGTATTCCTGGAGGAGGACAAGGCATGGATCGAGCAGATCAGGCGCAGGTTCCCGACACTCAGGTCGTACCACGTGACTTATGACAGCAAGGTCAGCCAGGCGGACAACCTGATGGAGGTCGGGAGGGGACCTGAGTGCACTGCGGTCAGCGACCCGAAGTACTCCATGTGCCAGCTCGCCCTGAAGGGGCTCCCCGCTGAGGTGTACGAGACAGAATGGGATCTCATCATGGTTGATGCGCCGACCGGGTACTACGAGGACGCGCCGGGCCGCATGACGGCAATATACACGGCGGGGATGATGGCGAGGAACCGAAGAGCCGGGGCGGAAACTGAGGTGTTCGTGCACGACGTGAACCGGGAGGTGGAGGACAAGTTCTCCAAGGCATTCTTATGCGAAGGGTACATGAAGAAACAGGAAGGAAGACTAAGGCACTTCACCATTCCTAGTCACAGGGATGACTCTGGGAAGCCATTTTGTCCTCAGTGA
- the LOC116196893 gene encoding uncharacterized protein LOC116196893 produces the protein MPLTGFATDAFGVVTICLVALLILLGLLCILYLFYFRARIRGQGFIQLNYFNGPWIIRITFILFAIWWGLGEITRLHFLRREGRLFNSLSFKWQETICKCYIILNLGFAEPCLFLTLVFLLRAPLENMESGILSQRWNGKTAGYILLYCFPVFILQLILALAGPRLDKLKSAGKLPHYFTSAVRRSDDTALCTYPLLSTILLGLFALVLTAYLFWLGRQILRLVLNKGLQRRVKALIFSASGFLPVRVLFLGLSVLSKPEQLLFEALAFLAFLAVLSCAGLCICVLVYCPVADSLAVGNLHDLESRRRVTADYNETSSLISNHGESSAVSLGRNSDASTKRGSISFRAYEKDESSMGTSVELSLFSPSRDSAPSLLGWPLHTAAENHEP, from the coding sequence ATGCCCCTGACGGGATTTGCAACCGATGCGTTCGGCGTGGTTACCATCTGCCTAGTTGCCCTCCTCATACTTCTTGGTCTGCTTTGCATCCTTTACCTGTTCTACTTCCGGGCTCGCATTCGTGGTCAGGGCTTCATCCAGCTTAACTACTTCAATGGTCCTTGGATAATCCGAATCACATTTATTCTGTTCGCCATTTGGTGGGGTCTTGGCGAGATTACTAGGTTACACTTCTTGAGGCGCGAGGGAAGGTTGTTCAATTCGCTTAGTTTTAAATGGCAGGAAACCATCTGCAAATGCTACATCATCTTGAACTTGGGGTTTGCAGAACCTTGCCTGTTCCTAACGTTGGTGTTCTTGCTGCGGGCTCCCTTAGAGAATATGGAGTCAGGAATTTTAAGCCAAAGGTGGAACGGGAAGACGGCAGGCTACATCTTGCTATATTGCTTCCCTGTGTTTATTCTTCAGCTCATACTTGCTCTAGCTGGACCCCGGTTGGATAAACTTAAGAGTGCTGGAAAATTACCACATTATTTCACAAGCGCTGTGAGGAGGTCGGACGACACTGCTCTCTGCACCTACCCCTTACTGAGCACCATACTGCTCGGGCTCTTTGCTCTTGTCCTGACTGCATATTTGTTTTGGTTGGGAAGACAGATTCTGAGATTGGTTCTCAATAAAGGTCTGCAGAGGAGGGTGAAAGCATTAATATTCTCGGCTTCGGGTTTCCTTCCAGTGAGGGTTCTCTTTCTAGGGCTCTCTGTTTTATCCAAGCCTGAGCAACTTCTCTTCGAGGCTCTTGCTTTCTTGGCTTTTCTTGCTGTTCTATCCTGTGCTGGCCTATGTATATGTGTGCTCGTGTACTGCCCAGTGGCAGATTCTTTAGCTGTCGGGAATCTTCATGACCTGGAGTCCAGAAGAAGAGTCACTGCTGATTACAACGAAACCTCATCCCTCATTTCCAATCATGGAGAGAGCAGCGCAGTCAGTCTCGGTAGAAATTCTGATGCGTCGACGAAGCGTGGATCAATATCTTTTCGAGCCTATGAGAAGGATGAGTCTTCGATGGGGACTTCTGTGGAGCTCAGTCTTTTCTCCCCTAGTCGAGATTCGGCACCTTCACTCTTGGGCTGGCCTCTCCACACAGCAGCCGAGAATCACGAACCATGA